A stretch of DNA from Telopea speciosissima isolate NSW1024214 ecotype Mountain lineage chromosome 5, Tspe_v1, whole genome shotgun sequence:
AATATACATATCAAAATTATGTAACTTGGTCACCCATTCAAGAGCAGAAACTCaagaaaagtaaaattacagAATAGGAATCTTAGTTGTCCTAATATGTAAGAATTTAGGACGTTAAGTGGACCATTGGATTAATGCTCCAAATTGATTTGAAGGTGGACCATGCATTAAGGAATATATTTTACTGAGCTCATTGGAAAGAAATCACATTCACATTCAGCAAAACAGCTTCACCAGTAGCTCATCACTTACCTGTGATTGATGAACCGTGAAACATTCCCATATTTAGTAGCATCAATCACATAAGGGACAGCACCTTCGGTCAGTCCATTCAGGTCGTTAATATGCGTATCAATGTCATACAAATAGCTGCAGCCTTCGGAGTCATACCTGTAATTTTGAAACAGGCTTGGTCAAGATAAAGTAGTAGACCTATCATTGGAGAACAGAATTCAGCTGTGGAAAAGTATCTAAAACCTCTCGCCCCTCCTATTTGCCTCTTGATCATTTAAAACCTCCCCAATGTACTCGCACACAAATGTCCCACGTGATATTGCTTCAGCAGCTCTTACTGCCCAACCCTGTGAATTAGCAAACGAGGAAATTAATCTAGGATTCATTAACACCAATAGAAAGTCCACCAATTGTTACCTTATTTTTTGTCTTGAAGACCTCCAATTTGACCTGAACACCATTCTGCAAAACCCTGTTCTGACAAGTTTTGTCGCAGCTGCACATGGAGTTGCACTCATAGACTAGGTAGCCCTCCTTCAAAGTTCAGGAAAACAAGAAAAGTATCAAGTTTAGTGGCCTTCCTCTGTTATAAAAAGAATCTGTAGTACTCCATATTCCAGAAAATAACTGTCACTATTAAAATGTCTGGAACAGACTGTTCTACAAGCTTGTTACTTATAGACACCCAACATGCAGAGAATTCAGAAGCCAATAAGCCTGTTGGGCCTAAAGAAGACAAAAGTACAAAAGAAAATTTCGGATTGGATGGAATTTTGTGGAAGGGACCCATGAAAAAGTGAGTAGTGCAGAGCACAAAGAAAAGAATTTCTCCACCATTGAGAAGTGTGCATCATATCAGTATGGATAGATGGCCAAGCCCCTCTCAGAACATGTGTAAATCAAAAGAACGGAAAAAGACCAGGACAACCCTCAACCAGTCAAgatataaaataacaaatttaaTAGAATACGAAATCATTGAAGGCGAAAATCCCATAAAATAGCCTGCTGGGCCTAAAgaagataataataaaaaataaaaaaagtccaGAAGAAAATTCCAGATTGGATGGCTGTGATCATCTGATgagatcattttatttatagAACCAGAAGATTATTTCAAAGGGACCCATCAAAAAGTGGGTAGTGCAGAGcacaaagagaagaaattctCCACCATTGAGAAGTGTGCATCATATCAGTATGGATAGAAGATTTTGTCAAAGGGACCCATGAAAAAGTGGGTAGTGCAGAGcacaaagagaagaaattctCCACTATTGAGAAGTGTGCATCATATCAGTATGGATAGATGGCCAAGCCCTGCTCAGAACATGTGTAAATCAAGAGAACAGAAAAGACCAGGAAACCCCTCAACCAGTCAAGTTTAGTATTCCAACAGTTGAGCATATAAAATGACGAATGCAATAGAATATGAAGTCATTGAAGGCAAAAATCCATAAAATTACCTCCAAAATGATCCGGCCTTTTTCATCATATGGAAATCTACCATGCATTGTTTTACCATAAATGTCCTCCGCATTTTCATAATCATTGTCAAAGAGATACACATGATCACATGTTTCAGGATAACATGTTGAATGCGGGCAAGCACATCCTAGCTGTGAACTCTGCAGAAAAATTCAGAATAGATTATTATTTGTTTATAGCAATgaaaacacacacacagacacacacacacggcACTCAGGACCAATCAATGGGATCCATCAAAAGAAAGTTGTGGACAAAGAGATTTCATGCATTGACCATCCATACTTTTTGCAATAACCATGAGAAGGCCTGACATGGCCAATTCAAACTGTCCATCAGATGATCATCCCTCTTGAATGGTCATTTAAGAAATGCCCTCGCCCACGTTAAACGCATATTGCACCTTGTATTGGACTTACTCCCTTATGAATGACAGCCACagaattatttaatttctttagtAAAGGTATTGAGACAACAATAATTGCCACAACAGTAATTTTAAAAACCATAACAAACCAAAGAACAGGCTCCAACTGTAAACTGGGAACAGTTCAGGTTACTAGTTCCAGTATAACCCAGCTCAGCCAAACCGGTATTGTTTTAAAGACCATGATTACATTAGAGGTATATCAAGCTGAAATCATGAAGTGGGTTATGCTAAATTGGCAAAACATTCAAATGCCACCTCAACCACCCACGTAAGAAAATAGGCCATCAGACTTTACCAAACAAATCATCCAGGAAAACACAATGGTGCACACATATATAGACATTCtgacaaagaaataaaatgaaagcTAGGAAGAATTAGGGAGATAAGAATCCCATATACAACATATGAAGGTAAACATCCAATATATCAGGCTCTTTCTAACAGTTAGAAAAGCAGAAGAGGAGAATTAAGGCAAACGTGTACAGCTCAGAAGGGAATTATATATTTCGGGACAAGATCTCCTAGGTCAAACCAACTGCATTGTAGTCTGCATGCCCTGTAAATTCATTATATTGACATGCAAATATCAAACTGACACACAGATGTTCAATGCTGGCGAATTTCATAATCCAAGCTAAACAACGTAGaccaaagaccaaaaaaaaatctagagaGCAAAGCATACCTCCATGTCAAGGCCTAGGGATGGATCAAGAAACCGATCAGTGACATAGGTAAAGCTCTCCCAAGGCATCTGACAGCCAGCATTTTTCCGAGCAGACCCTTCCTCTACAATGTTGACCAAACCCATAAGATCCTCATCCACCACACAAGCTACTGGGACTGATTCCCTCCCAAAGCTAACATCTTCGCATAAGACTATCACTTTTCTCATGGGTTTTGCTTTGATATGCTGAGAATCAATTATGTAGTGGCACTCATCTATTTCCCACTCCTCACTATTTATAGAACTTACAGAAAGTGTAGATGTGGGTTCCACACAATTACTTGGGAGAGGCATCAAGGGTGATGAAAATTGAGAGTTTGTGAATGGTTTACATCCTTTAGGACAGATGAACCCTTCTTTATGCCACTGCACTTGAATATTAAATTCACTACAGAGTTTGGCCGCTTTCAGATACAAACGTTCAGGTAGTACTCCATACTTCTCCTGCAGTGTGGCTTGGAGGCTTACCCTGCAGCAAGTTGAGCGAGCAACAGAAAGAATCTCAGGGTTATGTGGTAGGGGCTTTGTTTTCTTAATCCCAGCAAACAAGATCTTAGCAACAATCGAGCACTGCGGTTCTTCCAATCTACCAAGACCTTCAGTCTCATTTACCTGAGCCTGCACTGTTGTCCCCCCGTTGCTAACTGACCCTGATGGCTGAATGAGTTTCTTCATATTCAAATTTCCCCTGTTCCTGATTCTATATGAAGCTGCTCTGAGACCTTTCTTAAAGTTAGGATGGCTAAGTCTCCCTGATTTTAGTTTATAAGGTTCAAGACGGATCCCTTTCTTGAGTGCACGTTGACCTATAGAACTTGGATTCATATGAGCAGCTTGATGGTGACGACCTAGATCAGGTAGGAGATCAAACTTCAACCCGCAAAACCGACAAATAAACTTTCGGGGCCCACCTTGAATCTTGGTGTtattcaccacaccatcatcaTTGCCTAGCTTGGTCTTTGGAGGAGAAGCTTCACCTGCAGATACATTCTGATGTTCAGGAATGCTTGGTTGCCCAAAATCCACAGAATGCACAGAGAAGACATGCAACCATAAcagtttgggattctcaaaatgGCTACCACAAGGTATACACTGGGAAAGTATGCACTGCTCTAAGAATTGCACCCCATGTCTCTCTGTCACATGGGTCTCTAGCACTTTTCTATTTGTAAATGAATTCATGCAGATTGCACAGGCATACCCTCTGAACAACCATTGTGCCTCTTTCTTGTGAGCACCCATCCAATGGGCTCCAAGTGCTTCCCCATCACAAAATTCCTCTGTGCAGATCTTGCACTTAACAGACTTCTGAGTGTAGTGGGTGTTTTCATGGACCACAGGCTTCAGGACTATTTGTTCTGCACGTGAAGGGGAAACTGGCTTATCTTCATTTGCATTAAAGCCCCAAAGCTTATTGAGCTTCTCTTTTTCAAAGTAAACTAATTTCTTAAGGCATTCACCAACATATAAATCTTTAGAAGCTTCAAATAAGATCAACTGGAGTTGGGCCTCCTTAGGAACTGGGTTTCGGCGGGATAGGACCTTCTTGATGTAACCATAAAGAATCTCACAGGCTTGATGCAAATGTAATTTTTGCTCATGGGAGCTGCAATTCCGCAGAAGATCAACAAATACTTCCTTTGATATTATCCTGCTTTTACCATTCCTTGCCCGTTTAAGAAAGGCTGGTTTATGTTTTTCACAATACAATGAATGCAGCTTTGCACGTTCAAGACAAGGATCTTCGCTATTTGTGTGGTATGAACCGATGCACTGGGGAAACTCAGATTTCACATTTATGATGTTTTTCGCAGTTAGGGGTCCTCCCTGTGTTAGGGGTCCTCCTTCCATAACCGAGACTGCATTGTTTTGATCTGCTAAAATTATTTCCTTCCCATATGCAGCTCCTGAGCCAGGAATCTTCTCTCTGTGCTCACTCTCTTGCTTATTCCCTGATGTAGTTGAACTTTCAATATTCATCAAGTACTGACCATTCTGAAGTTTATGTTTCTTGCAAAATGGGGAGCCATATCGAGACCGATGCTTACATTTCATACCATGAGTAGTGGTGCCTTCACACATTGGCGCATCAATAGGTGGAGATTGTTCCTCCTTTGTAGCTTTACTGATGGAACGAGAGGCCAAGTGTACACAACAGTAAACCTCACCATCACTTGCCCACCTCCCACACTGCCTTCCCTTAGCTTCAATAAAAGCCAGGCACTGGCGGAATTTATTCCCAGGATCCAACAGTTTGCTACTACTCCCTCCATCAACAATTGTCCCTTCCACTTCTGCCATTCTGATGAACTCGGGATTTTCAGCTTCAACTTCAATTTCATCCCATCGGTCAGCCATGCTACCATGATACTCTATTGGAACAGTTCCCTCAGTAAATGCTCCCTCTTTAGGACGCCCTGGCTCCAATGTTTTAGTATTTCCAAGATCCTGGCTATTGAAAACTGAAGAATCAATCTCAATCGTGTTAGCTTGAGGGTGAACATCATGCGAAGTCAAAGCTTGCAATTGGGAAGCATGAACATCTGCACGACGGACTTCAAGCTTGGGCCTTTTCCTGCTGCTTTGGGGACCCATTGTTGGGTAGTCATCACTGTTCTGTTGTTCTGTGTCTCCAACACCAGCTATGGGGTGTGAAGTTGAGAACCACTTCATGACTTCTTGCTTCCAGGTCTTCCACTCAGAACCCAACTCAGGCTGCACAGGTGCATTCCAGAGCGCTTCAACGTCATTCCATAATACAGACTCTACTAGTTCCTGGGTCAACAAGGAAAAAACACATTAACAGCGGCGGCATGTGAATGGGAAGAAAGTGACTTCAGATCAAttcaaaagagaataaaaggtGTATTCAAGCCGGTGGCTAGGAAGGAAATCTTCAATATCATCAATATATATCATGACAAGGGTGTATATTAAAGTCTCTTTGCATATTTGACTTTTCTGGCCACACTAAAttctagaaacaaaaagaaaaagttaagCTCCAGCCATGAAAAGGCAGAGCAAAGACTTTAATGAAGTGGACAGACTAACTTATGAAAGACAGTAGAGAGAGGTATTAAAACCTGGACATCTACCATGGTGATTTCACGTGGCATTGAAATAAGTAATTTCATAAAAGCCAGTAAGTTAAAGAAACAGAATCAACAATACCTTCACCATGCTATTAAAAGCTGTCTGTGCTCTAGGAAAAATAATTCTGTCATGTGTTAAATCCTGGACACCTACCACGGTGATTTCAATAGCATTGAAATAAGGAATTTCATAAATGCCAATAAGttaaagaaacagaaacaacaATACCTTCGCCATGCTATTAAAAGCTGTCTGTGCTCTCGGAAAAATAGTTCTGTCAATGGCTACTCTTAAGTATCCAATTATGTGTTAGAAATAAAATGTCAGTGCCCAGCAGATTAGTTACATGCATGATAGGACTACAACTAGCTTGAccttggagggggggggggggagagggaagaCCAGTGCATTCAAAGGGAAAATAAAGACACATTACACAATTTTCATTGCTAGATATATAGAGGGTAGAGGAATAGGAAATCCTCTTATAATACCCTCATGAAATGTTAGATTAATGTGAATCAGCTGATATCTGATCGAGGGAACAATTAAGATTTTGACCTTGTGTCAAAAGATGGTTGGATCAGAGTCACTCAAACATTAATTCTGAAGAGTGCTGGAAAACAAGAATATGAAATTAATAATTTCTAGTAAAGGTTTTCACACTCCCAAAGTTTAAGTAGAATCAAGATTAATGGTCTATGGACTATGTTTCCGTGATACTGTCACATACCCATTTTCATAGTGAATGTCACGTGACATACTTAAAATGCCATGACTATTGCTAGCGACATGAACTTACACACATCTATGACAGAAATTCAGGGTTGCAGCAAATCTTAAGAATCTGgaatatatctaaaaaatattaattaagaGTCTAGAAAAGGGAGCTATAAAACATATTGCATATCCAAGACAAAATTATCGCACAAGACAGTGGATATTTTCCTTACATAAGGAAGcaccccttttatttttaatacaaGTCTGTGGCAAATGGGATAAGTACCTCCTTCAGTGTTTCAACAGATTCAGCACTCTGTGCATTCCTACAACGATGTGCCCAAAGGTCAAAAGAATGTTGTAGCCAACCAGAATCTATAAAGTGCTGCAGTATCATCTGCGTGAGAAAGAAATCCATTTGTACAACATAAGCAGTTTTCTAAATGCACATAATTCGGTAAACTAAAAGCAGATATAATAGAAGAAACACAAATGGAGGTAAATTTCCAATTCTCAAGGCATATGGGTAGTCTATAAACAGAAAACCTAGACACGGTGCATATCCAGAGATCCAGAGTCAGTATATGCTCCCCACACAGTTAACTCTTAAAAGCCCAAAATTAAACTAAGCAGATAATGCTAAATGAGTCAGAAACAGGAGCAAAAGATTAGGATTAGCCAAGGGAGGTtgtatcctctcttttttttcactGAGGGTAAAAACTTGTGTCAGTGCACTAGTCTATAGCATATATGCTATTAAGTTTCCAAAACATAGAAGACGATGACTCTGTCAGCCTCAGTTATAGGGTGAAAAAAAACTACCTTGTTCCTCAGTTTCCACTTTATTTTTGTTCCTATCGGAAACATGGACCAGAAAGTGGGTCTCTCCCTCTACCAATGTGGCTATATTTGTTTAGACTATCAAAGTTTGCTTCAGAAAGGCCCCTCACTGATTAGTCCCCTCATATACTGCCAGTCTGCCACATTATGCCCATCACATTCACCAGTGGGAACAGCTAAATGTACTAGCATATGCTAAAAATGAGATATAATTGCCAATATTCTAGCAAACAAGCTCCGCTTTGACATGAGTCAAACATATCATCAACCCGCAAAGTTAAAGAACAGTTATGTCAAACTATGCACAAGGAAGAAGTCTCTAATACCCTAGAAAGTAAAGAATCACTACTAAATTgcagatattaaaaaaatatatgcaaAATTATTTCTCTGACTAGATCCTACAATGGTGATTCATTAGAACTCGTTAATTTGTGTCTAATTCTACAATTTATCGAATGAAAATAGGGGTAACAGAAAGCCCTATAACTGTATGTTAAACAGTAACATAAAGAGAGAATCATTAGCAGCCATCAAGTGCAGGAATTTACACTCTGAAGCTTCAAAAGCATCCTTCCAAGCTCTGGATAATCTTTGCAACGGGAAGACTCCATAGCAAATTCCTTCCAGGCTGTTACCTTTCGAGCACTCTCTATTACAGCCTTTTGAAGAGggagaaaaatataagaaaatgcatgcaaaaagacaaaccaaaaaaagaaagaaactaagGAAAAAGAGACATGAATATCAATTCATACCTCAGTATGCAGTTGGTCACTAATATTCAGCATGGCAATGGCAAGTTTTTGCATAATAAAACGGCGTGGAGTAGTTAAATCTTTGACAATTTCCACCCCAATGTGATGTGTCCTATGTGCAATTGGCTCTGGGAACTCATAGATGGAACGGACAAGTAGTGTATCTACCCAAGAATGATTCCTAGTCTGGGGAAAGAACACCACGATATACTTCTTC
This window harbors:
- the LOC122662185 gene encoding histone-lysine N-methyltransferase SUVR5-like isoform X2, with amino-acid sequence MSNMLENPAAIKTGQGQLFPMVENPAQQGKQVKVSNSTCMVDASVPKTEDLNGDLGRIGSLHTLEGVYSGVSDFEGQGPINFHDFQHVNMNEQKESSEPCTTSENSHLIVDKTEGALQNRNLEGESHLPVAEWPDQLGTVALWVKWRGKWQAGIRCARADWPLSTLKAKPTHDRKKYIVVFFPQTRNHSWVDTLLVRSIYEFPEPIAHRTHHIGVEIVKDLTTPRRFIMQKLAIAMLNISDQLHTEAVIESARKVTAWKEFAMESSRCKDYPELGRMLLKLQSMILQHFIDSGWLQHSFDLWAHRCRNAQSAESVETLKEELVESVLWNDVEALWNAPVQPELGSEWKTWKQEVMKWFSTSHPIAGVGDTEQQNSDDYPTMGPQSSRKRPKLEVRRADVHASQLQALTSHDVHPQANTIEIDSSVFNSQDLGNTKTLEPGRPKEGAFTEGTVPIEYHGSMADRWDEIEVEAENPEFIRMAEVEGTIVDGGSSSKLLDPGNKFRQCLAFIEAKGRQCGRWASDGEVYCCVHLASRSISKATKEEQSPPIDAPMCEGTTTHGMKCKHRSRYGSPFCKKHKLQNGQYLMNIESSTTSGNKQESEHREKIPGSGAAYGKEIILADQNNAVSVMEGGPLTQGGPLTAKNIINVKSEFPQCIGSYHTNSEDPCLERAKLHSLYCEKHKPAFLKRARNGKSRIISKEVFVDLLRNCSSHEQKLHLHQACEILYGYIKKVLSRRNPVPKEAQLQLILFEASKDLYVGECLKKLVYFEKEKLNKLWGFNANEDKPVSPSRAEQIVLKPVVHENTHYTQKSVKCKICTEEFCDGEALGAHWMGAHKKEAQWLFRGYACAICMNSFTNRKVLETHVTERHGVQFLEQCILSQCIPCGSHFENPKLLWLHVFSVHSVDFGQPSIPEHQNVSAGEASPPKTKLGNDDGVVNNTKIQGGPRKFICRFCGLKFDLLPDLGRHHQAAHMNPSSIGQRALKKGIRLEPYKLKSGRLSHPNFKKGLRAASYRIRNRGNLNMKKLIQPSGSVSNGGTTVQAQVNETEGLGRLEEPQCSIVAKILFAGIKKTKPLPHNPEILSVARSTCCRVSLQATLQEKYGVLPERLYLKAAKLCSEFNIQVQWHKEGFICPKGCKPFTNSQFSSPLMPLPSNCVEPTSTLSVSSINSEEWEIDECHYIIDSQHIKAKPMRKVIVLCEDVSFGRESVPVACVVDEDLMGLVNIVEEGSARKNAGCQMPWESFTYVTDRFLDPSLGLDMESSQLGCACPHSTCYPETCDHVYLFDNDYENAEDIYGKTMHGRFPYDEKGRIILEEGYLVYECNSMCSCDKTCQNRVLQNGVQVKLEVFKTKNKGWAVRAAEAISRGTFVCEYIGEVLNDQEANRRGERYDSEGCSYLYDIDTHINDLNGLTEGAVPYVIDATKYGNVSRFINHSCAPNLVNYQVLVESMDCQLAHIGLYASRDIAMGEELAYDYRYKLLPGGGRPCNCGAPNCRGRLY
- the LOC122662185 gene encoding histone-lysine N-methyltransferase SUVR5-like isoform X1, whose protein sequence is MSNMLENPAAIKTGQGQLFPMVENPAQQGKQVKVSNSTCMVDASVPKTEGPSRDLGRIGSLHAPEGVYSGVSDFEGQGSINFHDFQHDNMNEQKESSEPCTTSENSHLIVDKTEGALQNRNLEGESHLPVAEWPDQLGTVALWVKWRGKWQAGIRCARADWPLSTLKAKPTHDRKKYIVVFFPQTRNHSWVDTLLVRSIYEFPEPIAHRTHHIGVEIVKDLTTPRRFIMQKLAIAMLNISDQLHTEAVIESARKVTAWKEFAMESSRCKDYPELGRMLLKLQSMILQHFIDSGWLQHSFDLWAHRCRNAQSAESVETLKEELVESVLWNDVEALWNAPVQPELGSEWKTWKQEVMKWFSTSHPIAGVGDTEQQNSDDYPTMGPQSSRKRPKLEVRRADVHASQLQALTSHDVHPQANTIEIDSSVFNSQDLGNTKTLEPGRPKEGAFTEGTVPIEYHGSMADRWDEIEVEAENPEFIRMAEVEGTIVDGGSSSKLLDPGNKFRQCLAFIEAKGRQCGRWASDGEVYCCVHLASRSISKATKEEQSPPIDAPMCEGTTTHGMKCKHRSRYGSPFCKKHKLQNGQYLMNIESSTTSGNKQESEHREKIPGSGAAYGKEIILADQNNAVSVMEGGPLTQGGPLTAKNIINVKSEFPQCIGSYHTNSEDPCLERAKLHSLYCEKHKPAFLKRARNGKSRIISKEVFVDLLRNCSSHEQKLHLHQACEILYGYIKKVLSRRNPVPKEAQLQLILFEASKDLYVGECLKKLVYFEKEKLNKLWGFNANEDKPVSPSRAEQIVLKPVVHENTHYTQKSVKCKICTEEFCDGEALGAHWMGAHKKEAQWLFRGYACAICMNSFTNRKVLETHVTERHGVQFLEQCILSQCIPCGSHFENPKLLWLHVFSVHSVDFGQPSIPEHQNVSAGEASPPKTKLGNDDGVVNNTKIQGGPRKFICRFCGLKFDLLPDLGRHHQAAHMNPSSIGQRALKKGIRLEPYKLKSGRLSHPNFKKGLRAASYRIRNRGNLNMKKLIQPSGSVSNGGTTVQAQVNETEGLGRLEEPQCSIVAKILFAGIKKTKPLPHNPEILSVARSTCCRVSLQATLQEKYGVLPERLYLKAAKLCSEFNIQVQWHKEGFICPKGCKPFTNSQFSSPLMPLPSNCVEPTSTLSVSSINSEEWEIDECHYIIDSQHIKAKPMRKVIVLCEDVSFGRESVPVACVVDEDLMGLVNIVEEGSARKNAGCQMPWESFTYVTDRFLDPSLGLDMESSQLGCACPHSTCYPETCDHVYLFDNDYENAEDIYGKTMHGRFPYDEKGRIILEEGYLVYECNSMCSCDKTCQNRVLQNGVQVKLEVFKTKNKGWAVRAAEAISRGTFVCEYIGEVLNDQEANRRGERYDSEGCSYLYDIDTHINDLNGLTEGAVPYVIDATKYGNVSRFINHSCAPNLVNYQVLVESMDCQLAHIGLYASRDIAMGEELAYDYRYKLLPGGGRPCNCGAPNCRGRLY